TATATCAAGGGGTGCTGCAAATGTCAACCTCTTTCTTACACACAGGCATATCTTGTTAAAGTCAACCAAAGTCTTAGAGACTCACAGCTAGAATGGTAAAGACACCTGCGCAATGTTGTGAAATCCAAtacaaaatgttaacatttcggTTGTAAATTTGGTTGTGAGTCACTATGTCGTTGCCTCGGTGAAAGCAAAGTATTTCCGTAATTTTGTTACTTTACTACTTATATGAAAGGATAAAAATATCATCAAGAACCTTCAGTATGATACCAAGCACATGCTCTCCACTGCAAACTGCAAGCGCAATAACAAATAGATTGTTAAATCACTAATTTGACAGTGTCAAAACTAAGGAtctttataaacattttttcaatatacatatatagctGTTATATTGCATCTCATTAGAATGTACAGTCTTACAAAATTGTCTGCTGAGTGTCCAGTACATCAAAGCATCAAGAAGCACTTGATGCAAAACCTGCAACAAGTGTGACTCAAAAATCTGACTGATGGAGCATGAGGACCCTCACAGCACAAAGTCTGTCCTTGAGTTCATTCTCGAAAAGTGCCTTCTGCTAACcacagggcaggttaaaaaggGAACCAATGGTGTAATTTCTGTTTCCAAGCCACTGTTTTTGTCTCGCTGTGATGCTTTTCAACTCGCCCCATTCTGTCCAAGAGCAAACTCCCAAGTCTCTCTTATCTACTGTGTATAAAGGGCACGCTAGAACCATTAGTGAGAAAGAAGAGTGTATCTCGATGGCTGCTATGCCCCAGAAGAGCACAATTAGTCATAAAAACAGCTTTAAACTGACTACTGTTTCTTTGTTCTCTTGACACTATGCATCAATCGTAAAAAGTATGTCTCGGCAAAAGTGACACAAACTGCAGAAGCCGTTGTGGGTTTTGGGGCCACAAAGGCATCCACATGCACTTGTAACCAGATAAAAGTTATTTGCTTTGCTCTTACCCAAGTGTTGTCATAGTAACGATGGTGTACCAGAAGGAGGCTGGGATGCTGGTAAATTTACTGGAGCTTGAACCCTTCTCTGCGTAGAACATGACAGTCGCAAATATAATAATGGCCATAGTGAGGGAGAAGAGCAGGAATCCCAGCTCTGAGGCACAGCTCTTTAGCGTGTAGCCCAGGATGCGAAGGCCCTGCGAGTGACGGGAGAACTTAAAGATACGGAACACTCGGAAAACTCTGAGGGTCACAAAGGCGCCGCTCACGTCCTCATTATCAGTCATCACCAGGCCAATGTAGTAAGGCAAGATGGCCACCACGTCAATGATGCTCATGACGGACCTCATGAAGCGGTAACGACTCGGTGCAGCGAACAAACGCATCAGGTATTCCACAGTGAAGATCATGACGCATGCCGTGTCCATACAGAAGAAGGCCACGGTGTAGCGCTCACCACACGGTACTTCCTTCATATTGAGTGCAGAGCCGCAGGGCACCGTCTCGACCACATTGGTGATGACAGAGACTGCGATGAAGAAGCCAGTGACATAGTAGAAGACAAGGGCCATGGTGGAAGTGTGAGGGTTCTCGAAAGCCCGCCACATAGTCTCCCTGAAGGTCATGTTGGGCAGCTTAGCATCCTTGTTGTCCTCTTGATCATCCATCAGACGCTCTGCATTCTCCCTCTTCCTGTCCTTGTACTCTTCGTAGCAGCAATCACCGATGATCTCCGGGACAATGCCAAAGAACGCCAGTTCTTCATCGTACGAGGAGATGCACTCATAGCGAGGGTAGTGGAGCTTGCCTGTGCGATAGAAGTTGAGCACACTGCGAAACACGTCAGGATCCCGGTCGAAGAAGTACTCTTTGGTCTCTTCATTATAGAAGAACTCCTTCTCGGAGCTTCCTAGTAGGGTGTCTGGATAGCGGTCCAAAGTGTTCCTCCAGGTTTGAAAGCGCCGTCCactaacatttaaaatgatcaaCTCATCTTGACGCTTATTCTTTTCAGTTGGTGCCACTGGCATGGGCAGATTAGCTACAGGCATCCAGCCAATGGCCGCAGCCCGGGCAAAGGGTAGCCATGCTGCCACTCCCGCCGCCATACTATCTCCGAcctggggtgtgggggggaacAAATCTCGTACCTTCACAACCAGCTTGACTTCAGCTCATTCACCAACTAGAGGAAGCGAGGAGGAGCAGtgcaggagagagagagagagaaagaagcagGAGTTTAGGTCAGCAGAATcgggacatttaaaaatgtgtaatcagaatcagaatcaactttaatggccaagtgtgtaaaaacacacgaggaatttttttccagcagtcagtgctgccctggtacgacatttagaacaaggaacaacaaagcaacatgaacagagaacaagagacatttctgtttgtaggaactattccttataaaatgtgcaagatgtaaaatctatatatatatataagtgtgttaacagtgtcaattgtgcaaaggcagcagtttaaagtgacgattcgtgcggtctacaaaatataaatatatatagtatataggcggcacggtggctcagctggtaaagcgttggcctcacagttctgaggtccccggttcaatcctggacccgcctgtgtggagtttgcatgttctcctcgtgcctgcgtgggtttcctccgggcactccggtttcctcccacattccaaaaacatgtaacattaattggacactctaaattgcccctaggtgtgattgcgagtgtggctgtttgtctcaatgtgccctgtgattgactggcaaccagttcagggtgtaccccgcctcctgccccttgacagctgggataggctccagcactctccgtgaccctcgtgaggataagcggtgaagaaaatggatggatatatgtatacattactaatactgattggaccagcaggatgtgagtggcTGTAACATgggacaaggcagaaaaataataggttcgctgatcaataatttactgtttgaatgcctgctacttttgacgtTCATTGATCTGTCGCACTTACTTTATAACTTGTCGTTTGGAAAAACACCACGAGTATTGATgagagaatgaaaaaaaaaatggaatgtcaTTTCCAGTAAAACCCAAAATGTGCCATAactgaaatgcaattttttagCAGAATCTTGAATGTGGTCAACTGCATTTTGCAGGGCACACCATGATCCCATTGATTACATGAAACACTTATTTTTCAACAAGTACAGTGGATAGAAAAATTCTGCACACCTTTGTTCACATGCCAAATTTTTGTGATATCAAATTGAGACCAAaagaaattatttcaaaacattttccacaatgAATGTGACCTTTTAGCTGTACAAccaaatatgtttttcttttaaagagggaaatgaaaaattaacaaTGGAAATAatgtagttgcacaagtgtgcacaccctcttagaATTGTGTATGTGGCTCTGTTCAGAATTAATCAGCGCCATTCAAACTCAAGTTAAATCATCTGTCTGCACAAACCTGGCACCATTTAAAGTTCAACTAATTCAACACAAATAGAGTTAGGGTGTTTTGCTATTGTAGTCACATCTTTTGCATTACATCACATCAGTTTCGACAGTATCTGAGGGATCTCCTTCAGTGGTAAAAGTCAAGAGAATGATACAAAAGATTTTCCATGGCAACACATGTACCGTGGAATACAGTAAACAAAGCCATCACCAAGTAGTGACCAAAATTGACTTAAAGACAGATGAAAACTGGTCTGGGAGGCTGTCAGGAAGCCAAGTGCAACATTGACTGCACCTGGAGCTGCAGCTTTAGTTAAGATGGAGAAAAATATTAACAGTTCCAAATAGCATCTAGTGTaggtaaaaatacaaaacaaaaaataaaaaccttcagACTTCTattatgcataaaaaaaaaaatcagtataaACCTACTAAAACAGCCGAACTTTATTTGAGGTTAACTAAAGGCACTTCAAATGGTGGCAGTCGTGCAATGCATCCGCCCTCCTTAATGAGTTTGAATCTGACTGGTTAAAACCTGAACACAGCCAAATCCCCAGTTACacgagggtgtgcacacttatgacAGCACATTACCTCAGTTTATCTTGACatccttttgaaaatatttcccatttttcagtTCCGTTGCACAGGTGATAGGCCAcatgaaaaaaaggaataacTTTCCAACCATTTATTTTGGCCTCTGTTTTTTATTGACCCCCAAAAAGCAGACATTTTAACATGGGTGCGTTCGATTTTTATATACACAGTTTTTTGAGTTGCAGCCTTGCAGAATCCACCTTGCTGCATCTTGTCCATACTCACTATTGAGCTGAGGGTAACCGGGGAACCTGTTCACCCAAACCTGTTGAGTTTCCCCAGTAAATGCCCATTGAAATCAATCCAGATGGAGTAAACACTGACAGTTAAATTGTTATCATGGTTAAGTCACAGTGGCAACAAGTTATTGCATCGCTGCTGGCCACTTGCGTACAAAGCCTTGAACAAAATTACTATATTCAGAAAAGACGCAGGTTGACCACTTCACACaaacacttgggctttaactcACCTATCAGAAATTtgccatccaaaaaaaaaaaaaaaagaaaaggcaatCTTCTTCCAGAGCCTTTAGTTCCGTTTAAGTCGTGTTACGttctttattttgtctttatttttttttctggaaaaaaaggcgTGTCTGTTAAATGAACAGTAGCAATGAAGTTATCTAGTGAAACCAGTCAAGGTGTCACCGCGAGATCAGAGCGGAGAGAAGTGTCGACGAGTGGACGTACCACAAATTGGTGAGCTGACTTGCCATCCTGCTCAGGGGAAGGATGGGGAGAGCACGCCGGCGGAGAGACGCTCACTCCTCGGCTTCTCGACGTGAGCACAGCCGGGAGAGCGAAgcgaggagggggaggaggaggaagtggagaaggaggaggagcgctctctctctctctctctctctctctctccattcaTTTCTCTAGCTCTTAAAACATCGCATCGATGTGAAACCCCACTCCGATTCATAGGAGAAACGTAATCCATTGATGAAGATGAAGTGACCTATAATTCTGGTTTACATGACAGTTTTGAACGACTTGGAATGATATTCAGTGTGCTGCTTTCCTTTTACTTTCT
This DNA window, taken from Syngnathoides biaculeatus isolate LvHL_M chromosome 2, ASM1980259v1, whole genome shotgun sequence, encodes the following:
- the kcnd3 gene encoding potassium voltage-gated channel subfamily D member 3 isoform X1, producing MAAGVAAWLPFARAAAIGWMPVANLPMPVAPTEKNKRQDELIILNVSGRRFQTWRNTLDRYPDTLLGSSEKEFFYNEETKEYFFDRDPDVFRSVLNFYRTGKLHYPRYECISSYDEELAFFGIVPEIIGDCCYEEYKDRKRENAERLMDDQEDNKDAKLPNMTFRETMWRAFENPHTSTMALVFYYVTGFFIAVSVITNVVETVPCGSALNMKEVPCGERYTVAFFCMDTACVMIFTVEYLMRLFAAPSRYRFMRSVMSIIDVVAILPYYIGLVMTDNEDVSGAFVTLRVFRVFRIFKFSRHSQGLRILGYTLKSCASELGFLLFSLTMAIIIFATVMFYAEKGSSSSKFTSIPASFWYTIVTMTTLGYGDMVPKTIAGKIFGSICSLSGVLVIALPVPVIVSNFSRIYHQNQRADKRRAQKVQKARLARIRISKTGSSNAFLHSKRNGLFNEALELTQLPYKMNVSDQCSTEEEQRLSKSTSLLESQHHHLLTCLEKTTNHEFVDEQYYQQSYLEAGLENYPTRSPSLSSQEGVTSTCCSRRSKKHHSPLPNSSEPAHMQPLTHVHHQGLQELSTIHIQPLSTSRSSLNLRMEEPAPLNCQGSQITTAIISIPTPPVTTPEGDAHLPAGPAHQNVVKVSAL
- the kcnd3 gene encoding potassium voltage-gated channel subfamily D member 3 isoform X4, with product MAAGVAAWLPFARAAAIGWMPVANLPMPVAPTEKNKRQDELIILNVSGRRFQTWRNTLDRYPDTLLGSSEKEFFYNEETKEYFFDRDPDVFRSVLNFYRTGKLHYPRYECISSYDEELAFFGIVPEIIGDCCYEEYKDRKRENAERLMDDQEDNKDAKLPNMTFRETMWRAFENPHTSTMALVFYYVTGFFIAVSVITNVVETVPCGSALNMKEVPCGERYTVAFFCMDTACVMIFTVEYLMRLFAAPSRYRFMRSVMSIIDVVAILPYYIGLVMTDNEDVSGAFVTLRVFRVFRIFKFSRHSQGLRILGYTLKSCASELGFLLFSLTMAIIIFATVMFYAEKGSSSSKFTSIPASFWYTIVTMTTLGYGDMVPKTIAGKIFGSICSLSGVLVIALPVPVIVSNFSRIYHQNQRADKRRAQKKARLARIRISKTGSSNAFLHSKRNGLFNEALELTCSTEEEQRLSKSTSLLESQHHHLLTCLEKTTNHEFVDEQYYQQSYLEAGLENYPTRSPSLSSQEGVTSTCCSRRSKKHHSPLPNSSEPAHMQPLTHVHHQGLQELSTIHIQPLSTSRSSLNLRMEEPAPLNCQGSQITTAIISIPTPPVTTPEGDAHLPAGPAHQNVVKVSAL
- the kcnd3 gene encoding potassium voltage-gated channel subfamily D member 3 isoform X2, which codes for MAAGVAAWLPFARAAAIGWMPVANLPMPVAPTEKNKRQDELIILNVSGRRFQTWRNTLDRYPDTLLGSSEKEFFYNEETKEYFFDRDPDVFRSVLNFYRTGKLHYPRYECISSYDEELAFFGIVPEIIGDCCYEEYKDRKRENAERLMDDQEDNKDAKLPNMTFRETMWRAFENPHTSTMALVFYYVTGFFIAVSVITNVVETVPCGSALNMKEVPCGERYTVAFFCMDTACVMIFTVEYLMRLFAAPSRYRFMRSVMSIIDVVAILPYYIGLVMTDNEDVSGAFVTLRVFRVFRIFKFSRHSQGLRILGYTLKSCASELGFLLFSLTMAIIIFATVMFYAEKGSSSSKFTSIPASFWYTIVTMTTLGYGDMVPKTIAGKIFGSICSLSGVLVIALPVPVIVSNFSRIYHQNQRADKRRAQKKARLARIRISKTGSSNAFLHSKRNGLFNEALELTQLPYKMNVSDQCSTEEEQRLSKSTSLLESQHHHLLTCLEKTTNHEFVDEQYYQQSYLEAGLENYPTRSPSLSSQEGVTSTCCSRRSKKHHSPLPNSSEPAHMQPLTHVHHQGLQELSTIHIQPLSTSRSSLNLRMEEPAPLNCQGSQITTAIISIPTPPVTTPEGDAHLPAGPAHQNVVKVSAL
- the kcnd3 gene encoding potassium voltage-gated channel subfamily D member 3 isoform X3, translated to MAAGVAAWLPFARAAAIGWMPVANLPMPVAPTEKNKRQDELIILNVSGRRFQTWRNTLDRYPDTLLGSSEKEFFYNEETKEYFFDRDPDVFRSVLNFYRTGKLHYPRYECISSYDEELAFFGIVPEIIGDCCYEEYKDRKRENAERLMDDQEDNKDAKLPNMTFRETMWRAFENPHTSTMALVFYYVTGFFIAVSVITNVVETVPCGSALNMKEVPCGERYTVAFFCMDTACVMIFTVEYLMRLFAAPSRYRFMRSVMSIIDVVAILPYYIGLVMTDNEDVSGAFVTLRVFRVFRIFKFSRHSQGLRILGYTLKSCASELGFLLFSLTMAIIIFATVMFYAEKGSSSSKFTSIPASFWYTIVTMTTLGYGDMVPKTIAGKIFGSICSLSGVLVIALPVPVIVSNFSRIYHQNQRADKRRAQKVQKARLARIRISKTGSSNAFLHSKRNGLFNEALELTCSTEEEQRLSKSTSLLESQHHHLLTCLEKTTNHEFVDEQYYQQSYLEAGLENYPTRSPSLSSQEGVTSTCCSRRSKKHHSPLPNSSEPAHMQPLTHVHHQGLQELSTIHIQPLSTSRSSLNLRMEEPAPLNCQGSQITTAIISIPTPPVTTPEGDAHLPAGPAHQNVVKVSAL